The following proteins come from a genomic window of Paenibacillus swuensis:
- a CDS encoding toll/interleukin-1 receptor domain-containing protein, giving the protein MEQRLISTQQNLTRELEYQRNIIQENNIIPNTVVATNVIMIEKHEPMYDVFISHASEDKDEFVRPLAEELSRIGVNVLYDVHSIIWGDSLRQSIDRGLANSKYGVIVISSSIINKRWPAYELDGLIAREMEGRA; this is encoded by the coding sequence ATGGAACAAAGGTTGATTTCTACCCAACAGAACCTAACTAGAGAATTAGAATATCAGAGAAATATAATTCAGGAAAACAATATCATTCCTAATACAGTCGTGGCAACGAATGTGATAATGATTGAAAAACATGAACCCATGTACGATGTCTTTATCTCTCATGCTAGTGAAGATAAAGATGAATTTGTTCGGCCACTTGCGGAAGAGTTAAGTCGAATTGGTGTAAATGTTTTGTATGATGTGCATTCAATTATATGGGGAGATAGTTTGCGGCAATCCATAGATAGAGGATTGGCCAACTCTAAGTATGGGGTTATTGTCATATCCTCGTCGATTATAAACAAACGCTGGCCTGCCTACGAACTTGATGGATTGATTGCTAGGGAAATGGAAGGCCGGGCATAA
- a CDS encoding sulfurtransferase, giving the protein MSQNVVSVNWVLARMYEPDVVIVDCRFALGKPESGQAAYEEEHIPGALYLDLERDLSGPKEEDGSGGRHPLPDAATLAGRLGRAGISNETRVVAYDDQGGAMASRLWWLMKYLGHETVYVMDAGFSAWKNAGLPTTSDVRVPIPAQFVASVQHNLLADMYDVQGAIGREGVTLVDSREGARYRGEVEPIDAVAGHIPGARNYFWGEGRDAAGLWKSAEAQAERFSSLSKDGELIVYCGSGVTACPNVMALQDAGFTKVKLYAGSWSDWISYVSNPIDVGDKGARPVL; this is encoded by the coding sequence ATGAGTCAAAATGTGGTTTCGGTCAACTGGGTGCTGGCGCGTATGTACGAACCGGATGTGGTGATTGTGGATTGTCGGTTTGCTTTGGGTAAACCGGAGTCAGGGCAAGCAGCTTATGAAGAGGAGCATATTCCCGGCGCGCTGTATCTGGACCTGGAGCGGGATCTATCCGGTCCGAAGGAAGAGGACGGCAGCGGGGGTCGTCATCCGTTACCGGATGCGGCGACGCTGGCTGGCCGATTAGGCCGCGCGGGCATTAGCAACGAGACGCGGGTCGTTGCTTATGACGACCAGGGCGGTGCGATGGCGTCCCGGCTGTGGTGGCTGATGAAGTACCTCGGTCATGAGACCGTGTACGTCATGGACGCGGGCTTCTCCGCTTGGAAGAACGCGGGGTTGCCGACGACGTCGGACGTGCGGGTGCCGATTCCGGCACAGTTCGTGGCATCCGTGCAGCATAATCTGCTGGCGGATATGTACGATGTGCAGGGAGCCATTGGGCGCGAGGGTGTGACGCTGGTGGATTCGCGCGAAGGCGCGCGGTACCGCGGCGAGGTGGAGCCGATTGACGCAGTCGCCGGGCATATCCCGGGGGCGCGGAATTATTTCTGGGGCGAGGGGCGCGATGCCGCTGGGCTCTGGAAATCAGCGGAGGCGCAGGCCGAGCGGTTCTCGAGCTTGTCCAAGGATGGCGAGCTGATCGTGTACTGCGGCTCGGGCGTGACCGCGTGCCCGAACGTGATGGCGCTGCAGGACGCCGGCTTCACGAAGGTGAAGCTGTATGCGGGGAGCTGGAGTGACTGGATTAGTTACGTGTCCAACCCCATAGACGTCGGGGATAAAGGAGCCCGACCCGTCCTGTAA
- a CDS encoding AraC family transcriptional regulator — protein sequence MEKYVEELGHLPDVRVSFRLMGLHVRKVDSDWTYPSHEHPLFEVHWIVEGTHGMVVNGKRYDQGAGDMLVIHPGMTHSCVSVQPAGATYFCVHFQIDDQALLEALLRQKEVYFPRGSDFAVEITPSLESLCTIARENKGAGLPVHQQMKAYAAVFELFGALGEQLSQHHLQVRSESERLAGLIAQKIEASVQNILLHGSNENDRVTLAEMAGDLNISVSHMNRTFRKVLGQSPRQYMSSLMLKEAQFMLRQFSVSIDEISLLLGYKTTGHFSRQFKRWTGEAPSEYRKGFVRRSGNVG from the coding sequence ATGGAGAAGTACGTTGAAGAATTGGGGCATTTGCCCGATGTGCGCGTATCGTTTCGGCTTATGGGTCTGCATGTACGCAAGGTGGATTCGGATTGGACCTATCCTTCGCATGAACACCCCCTGTTTGAGGTTCACTGGATTGTTGAGGGGACGCACGGCATGGTGGTAAACGGAAAGCGATATGATCAGGGCGCAGGCGATATGCTGGTGATTCACCCGGGGATGACTCATTCCTGTGTCAGCGTTCAACCGGCGGGGGCGACGTATTTCTGTGTGCATTTTCAGATTGATGATCAGGCTTTGTTGGAAGCTTTATTGCGTCAGAAGGAGGTTTATTTTCCAAGAGGGTCTGATTTTGCCGTAGAAATTACGCCATCCTTGGAGTCTCTCTGTACCATCGCTCGGGAGAACAAAGGCGCGGGGTTGCCGGTGCATCAGCAGATGAAAGCTTACGCGGCGGTGTTTGAGTTATTTGGCGCACTGGGGGAACAGTTGTCTCAGCACCATCTCCAGGTACGGTCCGAGTCGGAACGGCTGGCAGGTCTAATCGCGCAAAAGATCGAAGCGTCCGTCCAGAACATCCTCCTCCACGGAAGCAACGAGAACGACCGCGTGACCCTTGCCGAGATGGCAGGGGACTTGAACATCAGTGTATCGCATATGAACCGCACGTTTCGCAAGGTACTCGGGCAATCGCCCAGGCAGTATATGTCGTCGCTGATGCTGAAGGAAGCCCAGTTTATGTTGCGGCAGTTTAGCGTCTCGATCGATGAAATTTCTCTGTTGCTGGGATACAAGACGACGGGGCACTTCAGCCGTCAGTTTAAGCGTTGGACCGGGGAGGCGCCGAGTGAGTATCGGAAGGGTTTTGTAAGGCGGAGTGGTAACGTGGGGTAA
- a CDS encoding glycoside hydrolase family 52 protein produces the protein MTNKSIFFNAHHSPIGAFASLTLGYPGAKGGLGLELGKPADQNLFIGVKSDQGQYYEALPFFEAGEDESLRYSSEHLGEGEAFAPFIKPFAKEAITRNFQLGTDSWTAGPLTLTIFSQVRGVPDPAQGEHDALKEALLPALLAELTIDNSTGTGSKRAFIGYQGNDPYSAMRRLDDTTDGKLRGVAQGAVTAIATSDPEVHSALGFSMEKILAEPLQENWAFGLGGVGALLVDVPAGEVRTYRLSICFYRGGVATTGLETSYYYTQYYNRIEEVAEYSMQHFDRIREVCEKSNAMVDAPHLSDEQRFMLIHAIRSYYGSTQFLALDGEPLWVVNEGEYRMMNTFDLTVDQLFFEMKMNPWTVRNELDLFASRYSYEDQIFFPGKPDELYPGGISFTHDMGVANVFSRKGFSAYEKHGIDDCFSYMTHEQLVNWVLCAAVYTEGTGDHAWMAERMNLLEQCFESMLHRDHPQAEKRNGIMGLDSSRTMGGAEITTYDSLDVSLGQSRNNIYIAGKSWAAYLALEKLFTQYNRNDNASEARLQAERVAATLTSQVTADGWIPAVIQENNESRIIPAIEGLVFLQHTGRSDALDAEGSYGAFIGVLKKHLDVVLREGICLFNDGGWKLSSTSNNSWLSKIYLSQHVARHCLGMPYDEAMLRADAAHVSWLLHPEESYWCWSDQMINGVAIGSKYYPRGVTAILWLEETGTRVGVQSISSAAAIS, from the coding sequence ATGACCAACAAATCCATATTCTTCAATGCGCATCATTCCCCGATCGGCGCTTTTGCCAGTTTGACGTTGGGTTACCCCGGTGCCAAAGGCGGTCTCGGTCTGGAGCTCGGCAAACCGGCGGATCAGAATCTGTTTATCGGCGTAAAGTCGGATCAGGGACAATATTATGAGGCTTTACCTTTTTTCGAGGCGGGCGAGGATGAATCTTTGCGCTATAGTTCGGAGCATTTGGGTGAGGGTGAAGCGTTTGCGCCGTTCATCAAACCTTTTGCCAAAGAAGCGATAACACGTAACTTCCAACTGGGCACGGATTCCTGGACGGCGGGGCCGCTTACATTAACAATCTTCTCTCAGGTGCGCGGTGTTCCCGATCCTGCACAGGGTGAACATGATGCGCTGAAAGAAGCTCTGCTTCCCGCCTTGCTGGCCGAGCTTACAATCGACAATTCGACAGGTACCGGGTCCAAAAGAGCCTTCATCGGATACCAAGGTAACGATCCCTATTCGGCTATGCGCAGGTTGGATGATACGACGGATGGCAAGCTCCGCGGTGTTGCTCAAGGCGCGGTTACGGCGATCGCCACAAGTGACCCGGAGGTGCATTCCGCTCTTGGATTTTCGATGGAGAAAATTCTGGCTGAACCTCTGCAGGAGAATTGGGCTTTCGGGTTGGGCGGCGTCGGCGCTTTACTTGTGGATGTGCCTGCGGGAGAGGTGCGTACGTACCGGCTCTCCATCTGCTTTTATCGCGGAGGAGTAGCTACGACCGGACTGGAAACAAGCTACTACTATACACAGTACTACAACCGGATTGAGGAAGTGGCGGAGTACTCCATGCAACATTTCGACAGGATCCGGGAAGTGTGCGAGAAATCGAATGCCATGGTCGATGCGCCTCATCTCTCCGATGAACAGAGATTCATGCTGATTCACGCCATCCGGAGTTATTACGGCAGTACTCAGTTTCTTGCCTTGGACGGCGAACCACTCTGGGTCGTAAACGAAGGTGAGTACCGGATGATGAATACGTTTGATTTGACGGTGGATCAGCTCTTTTTTGAAATGAAAATGAACCCCTGGACCGTTCGCAACGAGCTCGACCTGTTCGCTTCCCGCTACTCGTATGAAGATCAAATATTTTTTCCTGGCAAACCTGACGAGCTGTATCCCGGAGGCATCTCATTTACGCATGATATGGGTGTGGCGAATGTGTTCTCGCGCAAGGGATTTTCCGCTTATGAAAAGCATGGAATCGATGACTGCTTCTCGTATATGACGCACGAACAGCTCGTCAATTGGGTGTTGTGCGCGGCGGTTTACACCGAAGGTACGGGTGACCATGCTTGGATGGCGGAACGTATGAACTTGTTGGAACAATGCTTCGAGAGCATGCTGCATCGGGACCATCCGCAAGCCGAGAAACGGAACGGGATTATGGGGCTGGACAGCTCGCGGACGATGGGCGGGGCGGAGATTACGACCTACGACAGTCTGGACGTGTCCCTTGGACAATCCAGGAATAACATCTATATCGCGGGCAAAAGTTGGGCGGCTTATCTGGCGCTGGAGAAGCTGTTCACGCAATATAACCGTAACGACAACGCCTCGGAGGCGCGCCTGCAGGCAGAGCGTGTTGCGGCAACGTTAACCTCACAGGTCACAGCCGACGGTTGGATTCCCGCAGTCATTCAGGAGAATAATGAGTCCCGGATCATTCCGGCGATTGAGGGTTTGGTGTTTTTGCAGCACACTGGTCGGAGCGACGCTTTAGATGCCGAGGGGTCTTACGGTGCGTTCATTGGCGTTCTGAAAAAGCATCTGGACGTGGTGTTACGGGAGGGGATCTGCCTCTTTAATGACGGCGGTTGGAAGCTTTCCTCCACAAGCAACAATTCCTGGTTGAGCAAAATTTACTTAAGCCAACACGTAGCCAGGCACTGCCTGGGCATGCCTTATGACGAGGCGATGTTACGCGCGGATGCCGCGCATGTTTCGTGGCTGTTACATCCCGAGGAGTCCTATTGGTGCTGGAGCGACCAGATGATTAACGGCGTGGCCATCGGCAGCAAATATTACCCGCGCGGCGTGACCGCGATTCTCTGGTTGGAGGAAACGGGTACTCGGGTCGGCGTGCAAAGTATTTCATCAGCGGCCGCAATTTCTTAG
- a CDS encoding DUF4190 domain-containing protein, producing the protein MDNIEKNPSPQQTSGTTVTAFVLGILSILVPYVGFVLGIIAIILGKKALNRIKQTGEPGHGLALAGFICGIVGTALYALIIGFFVVAFIFFEMSTSDLEEVSIVTNLLVAV; encoded by the coding sequence GTGGACAATATCGAGAAAAACCCCAGTCCCCAGCAAACCAGTGGGACAACCGTCACCGCCTTCGTATTAGGGATTCTATCCATTCTGGTTCCTTACGTAGGATTTGTTCTAGGCATTATCGCAATCATCCTTGGCAAGAAAGCCCTCAACCGCATCAAACAAACCGGAGAACCCGGACACGGACTGGCCCTCGCAGGATTTATTTGCGGTATCGTGGGCACAGCTCTGTATGCGCTAATTATTGGATTCTTTGTTGTGGCGTTTATCTTTTTTGAAATGAGCACCTCTGATTTGGAAGAAGTATCGATTGTTACCAACCTGTTGGTTGCGGTCTAA
- a CDS encoding GNAT family N-acetyltransferase — MHITHPDSPESYTLRPMTVEDAETVAAWRYLPPYNVYNNPAWEDMLASSFEFADAEIRAEQYRSVVNGNGTLIGFAQFFPLEGWTRLGLGLHPDRCGQGSGVHFVHAIVAYARHLSPENSIDLEVSTWNNRAIRTYLKAGFEITDSYERLTPTGKGMFHCMVCTGNGTQEDNDT; from the coding sequence ATGCACATCACCCATCCCGATTCTCCAGAATCTTACACCCTTCGACCTATGACGGTGGAGGATGCGGAAACTGTTGCCGCATGGAGATACTTGCCTCCTTACAATGTCTATAACAACCCGGCTTGGGAAGACATGCTCGCAAGTTCATTTGAGTTTGCCGATGCTGAGATTCGCGCAGAGCAATATCGCTCTGTTGTAAATGGGAATGGAACGTTGATTGGTTTTGCGCAGTTTTTTCCGTTGGAAGGGTGGACTCGGTTAGGGTTAGGGCTTCATCCCGATCGATGCGGTCAGGGCAGCGGGGTTCACTTCGTTCATGCGATTGTCGCCTATGCAAGGCATCTTTCGCCGGAGAATAGCATTGATCTTGAAGTTTCCACGTGGAACAATCGGGCGATCCGGACCTATCTAAAGGCGGGGTTCGAGATCACCGATTCCTATGAGCGGCTGACACCTACCGGCAAGGGCATGTTTCACTGTATGGTCTGCACGGGAAACGGTACTCAGGAGGACAATGACACCTGA
- a CDS encoding NCS2 family permease, with translation MLDKFFRLKERGTTVGTELLAGLTTFLTIAYIFIVNPAILADAGMNFDGVFMATILTTALATLIMALFSNYPIVIGPGMGLNAYFTYTIVLTQGFTWQAALGAVFVTGVLFVIISLTPLRAMLIDAIPASLKYAITAGIGLFIAFIGLQSTKIVVDSPSSLVAVGNFRDPVTLLSMIGLILSVVLLVFRVRGSLFIGMIITSIIAYAMGMMDLPGSLFAWPQGFETTAFQLDITGVFEHGLYAIVFTYLLVILFETTGSLLGLAEQAGLMKGEHFPRSRGAYLADALGTTVGSVLGTSPTTAYMESGAGIAVGGRTGLTGVFAAGLILLTMFFAPVANMLSAIPAVTTPPLIIVGFLMMEGLKHLNWSDMEEAFPVFLILLLIPLTYSISTGIGVGFIVYVLIKILRGKARQVHPILYLFSLLFLVQIALA, from the coding sequence GTGTTGGACAAGTTTTTTCGGCTAAAAGAAAGAGGGACCACCGTCGGCACGGAGTTGTTAGCGGGGCTTACGACATTTCTGACGATCGCTTATATCTTTATCGTGAATCCGGCGATTTTGGCGGACGCGGGTATGAATTTCGACGGCGTGTTTATGGCGACCATTCTGACAACAGCTCTGGCGACGCTGATTATGGCGCTGTTCTCGAATTACCCGATTGTGATCGGGCCGGGAATGGGGTTGAACGCTTATTTCACCTACACCATTGTCTTGACGCAAGGCTTCACGTGGCAGGCCGCCTTGGGAGCTGTGTTTGTTACGGGTGTATTGTTTGTCATCATTTCCCTGACTCCTTTACGCGCCATGCTGATTGATGCAATTCCCGCGAGTTTGAAATATGCTATTACGGCGGGAATCGGGCTATTTATCGCTTTTATCGGGTTGCAGAGCACCAAGATTGTCGTAGACTCGCCGTCTTCCTTGGTCGCTGTAGGTAATTTTCGCGATCCGGTGACGCTGCTGTCGATGATCGGGTTGATTCTGTCCGTGGTGCTGCTCGTGTTCCGGGTACGGGGCTCGCTGTTTATCGGTATGATCATTACCTCGATTATTGCTTATGCGATGGGGATGATGGATCTGCCGGGCAGCTTGTTCGCTTGGCCCCAGGGCTTTGAGACGACGGCGTTTCAACTGGATATCACGGGTGTGTTCGAGCATGGATTATACGCAATCGTGTTCACTTATCTGTTGGTGATTCTGTTTGAGACGACGGGTTCCTTGTTAGGTTTGGCGGAGCAGGCGGGGTTGATGAAGGGGGAGCACTTTCCCCGTTCCCGCGGCGCGTATCTGGCGGATGCGCTTGGTACGACCGTAGGTTCAGTATTGGGTACGAGCCCGACGACCGCCTACATGGAATCCGGGGCAGGTATAGCGGTGGGCGGACGGACCGGTTTGACGGGTGTTTTTGCCGCCGGGCTGATTCTGCTCACGATGTTCTTCGCGCCCGTGGCCAATATGCTTTCCGCTATTCCCGCGGTCACCACGCCGCCGTTAATCATCGTTGGTTTCCTGATGATGGAGGGGCTGAAGCACCTCAATTGGTCAGATATGGAGGAAGCGTTCCCGGTATTCCTGATCCTGCTGCTCATTCCGCTGACCTACAGCATTTCAACCGGGATCGGGGTGGGCTTTATCGTCTACGTTCTGATCAAAATACTGCGCGGGAAGGCCCGTCAGGTGCATCCGATTCTTTATTTGTTCTCTCTGTTGTTCTTGGTGCAGATCGCGTTGGCTTGA
- a CDS encoding NUDIX domain-containing protein: MEIQPAVAVMIRDEEGRLLLQKRADVGKWAVLSGHIEPGEKVEEAAVREVKEEAGLDVRIVRVIGVYSDPAAQVFHYPQGETVHFITIYLEGVAVGGTLKEADDESLEMRYFAPDDLPENMLPMQPQWLEDLLAEPGPAVLR, translated from the coding sequence ATGGAGATTCAACCGGCGGTGGCCGTCATGATTCGGGATGAAGAGGGTCGTCTGTTGCTGCAAAAAAGAGCGGATGTAGGCAAATGGGCCGTCCTTTCGGGACATATCGAGCCCGGTGAGAAGGTGGAGGAAGCCGCGGTGCGCGAGGTGAAAGAGGAAGCGGGATTGGACGTGCGGATTGTGCGGGTCATCGGCGTGTACTCGGATCCTGCGGCTCAGGTGTTTCATTACCCTCAGGGGGAGACGGTTCATTTCATCACCATTTATCTGGAAGGTGTCGCGGTGGGCGGTACGTTGAAAGAGGCGGATGACGAGTCGCTGGAGATGCGGTATTTCGCGCCGGATGACTTGCCGGAGAATATGTTGCCGATGCAGCCGCAATGGCTGGAGGATTTATTGGCGGAACCGGGTCCGGCTGTACTAAGGTAG
- a CDS encoding HD-GYP domain-containing protein — protein sequence MRKVHISSVRPGEKIAKPLFTETGSVLLGVGVELNDRYIERLKNLGIDTVYIEDVHTEDLFPEDSIRDETRNKAVEAVHKTMTGLMDVKSVKGRASVPEIGNTFRKVFGTIMQDLSTRKEVLVNLSNMHTMDGYLFHHSVNVAVLSGIIGIAKGYNQSQLADLGVGALLFDVGMMNIPKEVWNKNGPLTDDERGLVQRHAEDGYNMLRNQFDVSLLSAHCALQHHERYDGHGYPRGISGKDMHEYAQIVAIADVYDALTSPRLYRKRYSPSEAIEFLFASGNQYFDLDLVRLFCRHISIYPIASTVELNTGQVGVVSAVNPNSVQRPTIRILKEADGTDVASPYEIDLHAHYSYMITKTL from the coding sequence GTGAGGAAAGTCCATATATCTTCCGTAAGGCCTGGCGAGAAGATTGCCAAGCCCCTATTTACGGAAACCGGGAGCGTCTTGCTAGGCGTCGGTGTAGAGTTGAATGATAGATATATCGAACGCTTGAAGAACTTAGGAATAGATACAGTCTATATTGAAGATGTCCATACGGAGGATTTATTTCCTGAAGACAGTATTCGGGACGAAACACGCAACAAGGCGGTAGAAGCGGTGCATAAGACCATGACGGGTCTTATGGATGTGAAGAGCGTGAAAGGCCGCGCGTCTGTTCCGGAAATCGGCAACACGTTCCGCAAAGTATTCGGAACAATCATGCAGGATCTCTCCACGCGTAAAGAGGTGTTGGTGAACTTGTCCAACATGCATACGATGGATGGATATCTGTTTCATCATTCCGTGAATGTCGCTGTACTGTCCGGCATTATCGGAATTGCGAAGGGATACAACCAGAGTCAGCTGGCGGACTTGGGTGTGGGAGCCCTGTTGTTCGACGTCGGGATGATGAATATCCCGAAGGAAGTGTGGAACAAGAACGGTCCTTTGACTGACGATGAACGGGGGCTGGTTCAACGCCATGCCGAGGATGGCTATAACATGCTTCGTAATCAGTTTGACGTCTCTTTGCTCTCCGCGCATTGCGCGCTGCAGCATCATGAGCGGTATGACGGCCACGGCTATCCGCGCGGAATCAGCGGGAAGGATATGCACGAATATGCGCAGATTGTAGCCATCGCGGATGTGTATGATGCCTTAACTTCGCCAAGATTGTATCGTAAGCGTTATTCGCCCAGCGAGGCGATCGAGTTTCTTTTTGCATCGGGTAATCAATATTTCGATCTGGACTTGGTCCGGTTATTCTGTCGGCATATTTCCATCTATCCGATCGCTTCAACCGTGGAGTTGAACACCGGTCAGGTTGGCGTGGTATCCGCAGTAAACCCGAATTCGGTCCAGCGGCCCACCATTCGCATCCTGAAAGAAGCGGACGGGACGGACGTAGCCTCGCCGTATGAGATTGACCTGCACGCCCATTACAGTTATATGATAACGAAGACATTATAG
- a CDS encoding DNA-deoxyinosine glycosylase: protein MLDGQNAGAEAEKDKDEERLKAFPPVWSPSCRILILGSMPGRKSLEQQRYYGHPQNQFWRLIYGLFGEEPSPVYEERLAFATAHGIALWDVLASCEREGSLDTAIRHPVVNDFETFFARPGNSIRHLFFNGAKAEALFRRSVQFSSGETRAPGYVLHTLPSSSPAHTVPYAVKLERWQGIRDILQAEL, encoded by the coding sequence ATGTTGGACGGGCAAAATGCGGGGGCCGAGGCAGAGAAGGATAAAGATGAAGAAAGACTGAAAGCTTTCCCGCCGGTGTGGTCTCCTTCCTGCCGGATTCTGATCCTGGGCTCGATGCCCGGACGCAAATCGCTGGAGCAGCAGAGATATTACGGCCACCCGCAGAATCAATTCTGGCGCTTAATATACGGCTTATTCGGCGAGGAACCTTCGCCTGTCTATGAAGAAAGGCTGGCATTCGCAACCGCGCATGGCATCGCGCTGTGGGACGTGCTCGCTTCCTGCGAGCGGGAAGGCAGCCTGGATACGGCGATTCGCCATCCGGTAGTTAATGATTTTGAGACATTCTTCGCCCGTCCCGGCAACTCAATCCGCCATCTGTTCTTTAACGGGGCGAAGGCGGAGGCGCTGTTCCGGCGAAGCGTGCAATTTTCTTCAGGGGAGACGAGAGCGCCGGGGTATGTGTTGCACACTTTGCCTTCATCAAGTCCCGCGCACACGGTACCTTATGCGGTTAAGTTGGAGCGGTGGCAAGGGATAAGAGATATTCTGCAGGCTGAGCTTTAA
- the motA gene encoding flagellar motor stator protein MotA — MEKSTFIGIFMGIFAVVVGMVLKGAALSNFINPAAFLIIIVGTFASLFVAFPMAELKKFPTLLGLAFKGQKLIPKVDIIRMFMEWATITRREGLLALESKVDEIEDTFLRNGMRMIIDGNDQDFVRDVLMEDIAATEDRHKGGALIFSQAGMYAPTLGVLGAVIGLIAALSDMSDMDKLSHAIAAAFMATLLGIFTGYVIWHPLATKMKRLSKKEIEIRIMMVEGLLSIQSGVSTIAINQKLSVFLSATERRAMNEKEETSGEQTS; from the coding sequence GTGGAGAAATCGACATTTATTGGCATTTTTATGGGAATATTCGCGGTAGTAGTAGGGATGGTGCTGAAAGGCGCGGCCCTGAGCAACTTTATTAACCCTGCGGCTTTCCTGATCATCATCGTCGGGACCTTCGCGTCCTTGTTTGTGGCTTTCCCGATGGCCGAGCTGAAGAAGTTCCCTACACTTCTCGGTCTTGCGTTTAAGGGGCAGAAGCTGATCCCTAAAGTCGACATTATCCGCATGTTTATGGAATGGGCAACGATTACGAGAAGAGAAGGCTTGCTGGCGTTGGAGAGTAAAGTCGATGAGATCGAAGATACTTTCCTGCGGAACGGTATGCGCATGATTATAGACGGCAATGATCAGGATTTCGTCAGAGACGTGCTGATGGAAGATATCGCGGCCACGGAAGACCGTCATAAGGGTGGCGCGTTAATCTTCTCGCAAGCAGGGATGTATGCTCCGACCCTGGGCGTTCTGGGTGCGGTTATCGGCCTGATCGCCGCCCTGTCGGATATGAGCGATATGGATAAGCTGTCCCATGCGATTGCCGCAGCCTTTATGGCTACCCTGCTGGGGATTTTCACCGGATATGTCATTTGGCATCCCCTGGCTACCAAGATGAAGCGGCTGTCGAAGAAAGAAATCGAAATCCGCATCATGATGGTGGAAGGCTTGCTGTCCATTCAGTCCGGCGTATCGACGATTGCCATCAACCAGAAGCTGTCCGTCTTCTTATCGGCAACCGAACGCAGAGCGATGAATGAGAAGGAGGAAACCTCCGGTGAGCAAACGTCATAG
- the motB gene encoding flagellar motor protein MotB, translating into MSKRHRKEEHEEHADESWLIPYADLLTLLLALFIVLFASSQIDSAKFDEMSKAFSIALNPGNGVLDQPTVVKEGTSNLKKKSDDADKEKKAEDQERFKKETEDLQRLKQKLDKYIKDNGLSTQLVTKLNHSELIIRISDNALYPSGSASLKPEARNLAVAISTMLGQYPEYEVIVAGHTDDQPISNFEFDSNWNLSFERALNFMKILFSNNKLDPKQFSPIGYGEQRPIASNDTDLGRAKNRRVEVAIVRKFQETGDVQDTPTAPNTP; encoded by the coding sequence GTGAGCAAACGTCATAGGAAAGAAGAACATGAAGAGCACGCCGATGAATCCTGGCTGATTCCTTACGCCGACTTGCTGACCCTGTTGTTGGCCCTGTTTATCGTCTTGTTCGCGTCCAGTCAGATCGACAGCGCCAAATTCGATGAAATGAGCAAGGCGTTCAGTATAGCGCTGAATCCGGGTAACGGCGTGCTGGATCAACCCACCGTTGTCAAGGAAGGTACTAGCAATCTGAAGAAGAAATCAGATGATGCCGACAAAGAGAAGAAAGCGGAGGACCAGGAGCGGTTCAAGAAGGAAACCGAGGACCTGCAGCGGTTGAAGCAGAAGCTGGACAAATATATTAAAGATAACGGATTATCGACGCAATTGGTGACGAAACTGAATCATAGCGAATTGATTATCCGGATTAGCGACAACGCGCTCTATCCTTCCGGCAGTGCATCCCTTAAGCCGGAAGCACGGAATCTGGCTGTAGCGATATCCACCATGCTGGGTCAGTATCCGGAGTACGAGGTTATTGTGGCCGGCCATACGGATGACCAGCCGATCAGTAACTTCGAGTTCGACTCGAACTGGAATTTAAGCTTTGAACGAGCGCTTAATTTCATGAAGATTCTCTTCTCGAACAATAAGCTGGATCCTAAGCAATTCAGCCCGATCGGTTACGGTGAACAGCGTCCTATCGCATCCAATGATACGGATCTGGGACGCGCCAAGAACCGCCGTGTCGAAGTCGCGATTGTGCGGAAATTTCAGGAAACCGGTGACGTGCAGGATACACCTACCGCGCCCAACACCCCTTAA